The Opitutales bacterium genomic interval AGCATCCAGGTTCCCGGAGGTGAGCGCGTAGATATTCAGATGATTCAGCGAGACGGAGGCCTTCAAGTGCGTCTTGCTACAGCATCCGCTGAGCTCCGCGATACGCTAGCTCGAAACTGGGATAGTCTTCAAAACGCGGCAAATAACCGAGGCGTCCGGTTGATGGCTCCCGTAGTTGAGAGCTTACAACAGCCCGCACAACAACAAGCATTTCAAGACCGAAACAGCGGTCAGTCATCTCAATCTCAAAATCAACAAAACGCTGGAGATTCAAATCAACAACAGCGTCAACCTGACCATCCAGAGGACCGTCGACGTGGACAGTTCGGCAGACCACAGCCGCAAAACGAGCAAGAGCACACCTCATTTGATGATCAATTCAGCCAACTCACCGGCTCACAACAAGGATAAGCCCATGTCAAATATCAGCGCAGTTCAAAACACGCCCAACGTCCTTCAACAAACTGAAGAACGGACTAATCCAATCCCTCAGCAGGAACTCGGTTCCTCAGATTTCCTCTTGTTGATGACTGAACAGTTAATGAATCAGGATCCTCTCAAGCCCATGGAGGATACCGAGTTTATCGCCCAGATGGCGAGCTTCTCCTCGCTCGAGCAGATGCAAACGCTGAACGACACCTTCGCCCTGTTCGCGGGGACAGAGCGCATGGCCTCGGCCCAGGGTTACCTTGGGCAAGAGGCGACAGTCTTCAATGGCCAGCAGGAGATCAGTGGCATTGTCCAATCTGTTGCTGAGGTGGATGAGCAAATCGTTCTGACCATCGATGGGGTAGAATATCCATCCTCAGCGATCACCCGTGTTTCCCTGCCTAGTTCCGGTAACCAGCAACAAGATTCTTAAAACCCTAACCTCCCTTAATTTAACAAAGGAGATAATACTATGATCGGATCCCTCGTCAGTGGCGTCAGCGCCCTTAAATCCTATACTCGTGGCCTTGAGGTTGTGAGTAACAACATCGCCAACGTAAACTCCGTTGCTTTCAAAGGTTCTCGAACGACCTACCAAGATACATTCAGCAAGCTGATTCGCGATTCAACACCGTCATCGGGTGCTGCATCGAATACACCGGCGGTACAAATCGGAACCGGTGTCCAGGTTAATTCCATTTCGACTAATTTTACTCAAGGTCCCGTCAACCAAACTGGAATCAATACGGATCTAGCAGTCGTTGGGAATGGCTACTTCAAAGTACAGGACCCTGTCTCGGGGACTAATTACGCTACACGGGCAGGTAACTTTAAGTTTGACGACAACAATAACCTTGTGAGCCAGGAAGGGTATCGAGTCCAAGGACTCAACGGTGGCTCAGTTCGTTTGGTAGCTTCCGGTACTTCAGCCGATAACTTGATCTTCTCCTTGTCGACTACCCCAGCGGATACTGTGACTCCTGCTACTTCAGGAAACGTCAGTGCTACCGTGCCAGATTTCACGGTGGGTACGGGTGCTTTCAGTATTGACCGTACGGCAGTTCCCGGTGGCATCGCCGATGCAGATGTTGCGGCCGCGGCTCCAACGCTAGCATCGGTGGCTTTTAGTCCTTCCGGAGAGGTGAACGCGCTCTTGACGAATGGACTGAGCTTCCAAATTGCAACGATCCAGATGACCGACTTTGTCGACCAGCAGGCACTCAAGAAAGAGGGGAGTGGCTTGTATACTGGCTTTGAAGCGGCAGGTCAGAAAAATTCTGGAAATCTCTTCACCCCAGGGACCAACGGAACCGGAACGATTCGATCTGGTGCATTGGAGGCCGGTAACGTCGATCTGACTGAAGAGTTTTCAAACATCATTACTACCCAGCGGAGCTTCCAAGCTGGAGCCCGGTTGGTGACCACATCGGACGACATCCTCCAGGAAGTCGTAAACTTGAAACGATAATAGAGATCTACGGGCCTGAGCCCATTTACCCTAAACTTTTGTTATTATGGCCGACGAAGCTGTTGAAGATCTACCCGAAGCGGGTGGAGCCAAGGGTCCCAGCCCACTCATCCCAGTGCTGGCAATAGTCATCATATTGCCAGTGATCAATTTCATGATGACCCAGTTCATGCTTATCCCGGGAATGAAATCAGCGCTTGCTGAGACGATTCAAGAGAGTGGCGTGATGGCCGAGGGTGAAAAAGGCCGGGGCGAAAGCAGTGCTCCCTCTGCTGCAGAGAGCTCGGAGGAAGGTATTGCTGAACCTGCATCCTACGAGTTCGATGGTATTATCGCGAATCTCGCTGGTTCGATGAGAAGTCGCTACGTAAAGGTCAGTTTTATGGTCGAGGGCTCGGATCCCGAGTTTACAGCGACCATGGAGAAAAACCGGACTAAACTGATCGACGCAGCAATCGGAGTTTTAGCGGCGCTGACGATTCAGGACCTCGAAGATGCGGGAATCAAGAATGTCATCCGCAACGACTTGATAGGTTCCTTCGAAGCGGCACTCAGAAAACGCATCGTCGAGTCCCTCTATTTCTCCGAGTTCGTAGTTCAATAATTACTCCATAGATTTGTTATGATGCCACCTGATCCAGAAGATATGGGCGATGTTGGAGCTGATTTTCTCAGTCAGTCTGATATCGATCAGCTCATGGCTGATGCGGGTGGCGATGATTCTCCAGCATGTGACATTTACTCGCCCCAAGGAGTCAAATATGAGGACGCGTCCAACATCCACATCGAGACCTATGACTTTCGTAATCCGGTCTTCCTCACGGAGATCGAGTTGCGGCAGGTGCGGATAAGGCATGAGCAGTTTATTTACTACCTAGCAGCTCGGCTCTCCATGTTTCTACGCATGGATTTCAGCCTAAAGATGTCTAAGCTGCATACTACACCCTATATAAAATTTACCGAAGCGATCCCGAACCCGACCCATATTGTCCTCTTCAAAGTAGAGCAATTGGCAGGGGTCTGTGTCCTCGATATGAGTCCACGCTTGGCGATGACAATTATTGATCGTCTCTTGGGAGGTAAGGGACACAGTGTGCGCGAGGAACGTTACCTAACTGACATCGAAATCTCCTTAATGGACGATGTCATCTCTGTCATCCTGGAGGAGTGGTGCAGGCAGTGGGAAGACCTACGCGAGCTCAATGCTTCCATCGTGGGTCGCGAAAACAATGGCCGTTTTCTTCAAACATCACCGCACGACGCCATCATGCTCATCTTGACCATGGAGGCCGCGATTGGCGACTGCTCCGACTATATGCAGGTGGCGGTGCCATACTATACGGTGGAGCCCATCATCAAGCAGATGCAGGAGGAGTCCAAAACCTACAGCCGTACCGACGTCAAAGAGAAGTCCATGGCATGGCGCTCGACCTACAGCGACATCAAGGTGCCCGTCGTGGCAGAATGGGACTGTTTCGATGTATCGGTGGCAGATATACTCAGCTTGAGACCAGGCGACCTCATTGAGCTGCCGCGTGATATCATTCAAAAGACGAAAATCCGCGTCGAAGATACGACCTGCTTTACGGGCGAGGTCGGTATTAACGAAGGACAAGTGGCGGTCAAGATAACGGATCGAAACCTCAACCTTACCTAGCAATTCATGGAAAACCTTACAGAGTCAAAAAACCTCGACGTCGTACTCGACGTGCAGGTCCAAGCTACCGTTCAATTGGGATCTTGCGAACTCCCAATGCGCGAGATCTTTGAGCTCAACCCCGGCTCTGTTCTACAGCTCAAACAACAGGCTAAAGATCCCGTCGGACTGTTTGTGAATGGCAAACTCATCGGCTACGGCGAAGTCGTCGTCGTCGAGGACAACTTCGGTATCAAACTTACGAAAATGGTAGGCGAGCTAAAATAATGATGCCTTCTTGTCAGTCCACTTCTTCGATAGGCTCTATCCGGCGATGGCTTACGGCCTTTTTTTGGAGTCACCTATTGATAATGAGTTTTGTTTCTCAGAGCCTGCAGGCTCAAGAGGAAGCGGACTCAGAACAAAACGCTGAGGAGCAAGTATTCGTTCCTAAAACTATCGGTGCTTCCGATGATGAACAAATTTTCGGTGAGGACCCCATCGACTCAAAAAGCCTGCTCACACGCGCGGGTTTTTGGATTATATTGATGGCCTTATTAGTCATCGGATTTACATGGCTAAACCGCAAAGGCTTCTTTCGCAATCGCTCCCTCGGTGGCCACACCAAAAGACTGGTCATTGAAGAAACCACCTCATTGGGCAATCGCCAATACCTTGTGGTAGCACGCCATAAAAACCAATCGATGCTACTCGGAGTGGGGCATGGTTTCATCCATCACTTGAAGGATCTCGAGCTCGACTCGAAAGAGGATACCGAACCCTTCAAATTGGAGGACGATGATTAAGGGTTTTTCAACCACGGCGTTCATCCGCACCACACGTTTGTTCCAGGTTGTAGCCGCGGCGCTCTGCCGCCGCGCCGATGCGTTTGACAACTCAAAACCCACAGTCACTCCAAAAAGACCAGACGGCTCCAATTTCTTAGCAAAGATCTTACTCTCCGCTTTGTTAGGATTCGCCTTATTCGCAGTTCCAGAGCTATCAGCTCAGTCCGGTGGACCGCTGAGCGTTAATGTCGAGTTTGGCAGCGATAACAACGACTTTGGAATGGCGATTCAGATCGTCATCTTGATGACTATCCTGACTATCGCACCCTCGATTGTCATCATGATGACTTGCTTCACGCGCATCGTCATTGTGCTTGGGTTTGTACGGACCGCGATGGGGGTGCAAACCACTCCGTCCAACCAGATCATCATCGGTTTGGCCCTGTTTTTGACCTTCTTTATCATGGGGCCGACTTTGTCGACTGCCTACGAGATGGGACTCCAGCCTTACACGGAAGGCGAGATTACCAGTAAGGAGGCGATGCAGATTACCAGCGATCAATTTCGCAGCTTCATGATGCTGCACACCCGTCCCGACGATATCGAATTTATGCTCGGCCTCAGTGGCTTGGGCCCCACTGCCGTGAGCGAGATTC includes:
- a CDS encoding flagellar basal body-associated FliL family protein, whose amino-acid sequence is MADEAVEDLPEAGGAKGPSPLIPVLAIVIILPVINFMMTQFMLIPGMKSALAETIQESGVMAEGEKGRGESSAPSAAESSEEGIAEPASYEFDGIIANLAGSMRSRYVKVSFMVEGSDPEFTATMEKNRTKLIDAAIGVLAALTIQDLEDAGIKNVIRNDLIGSFEAALRKRIVESLYFSEFVVQ
- a CDS encoding FliM/FliN family flagellar motor switch protein, giving the protein MGDVGADFLSQSDIDQLMADAGGDDSPACDIYSPQGVKYEDASNIHIETYDFRNPVFLTEIELRQVRIRHEQFIYYLAARLSMFLRMDFSLKMSKLHTTPYIKFTEAIPNPTHIVLFKVEQLAGVCVLDMSPRLAMTIIDRLLGGKGHSVREERYLTDIEISLMDDVISVILEEWCRQWEDLRELNASIVGRENNGRFLQTSPHDAIMLILTMEAAIGDCSDYMQVAVPYYTVEPIIKQMQEESKTYSRTDVKEKSMAWRSTYSDIKVPVVAEWDCFDVSVADILSLRPGDLIELPRDIIQKTKIRVEDTTCFTGEVGINEGQVAVKITDRNLNLT
- a CDS encoding flagellar hook-basal body complex protein; translated protein: MIGSLVSGVSALKSYTRGLEVVSNNIANVNSVAFKGSRTTYQDTFSKLIRDSTPSSGAASNTPAVQIGTGVQVNSISTNFTQGPVNQTGINTDLAVVGNGYFKVQDPVSGTNYATRAGNFKFDDNNNLVSQEGYRVQGLNGGSVRLVASGTSADNLIFSLSTTPADTVTPATSGNVSATVPDFTVGTGAFSIDRTAVPGGIADADVAAAAPTLASVAFSPSGEVNALLTNGLSFQIATIQMTDFVDQQALKKEGSGLYTGFEAAGQKNSGNLFTPGTNGTGTIRSGALEAGNVDLTEEFSNIITTQRSFQAGARLVTTSDDILQEVVNLKR
- a CDS encoding flagellar biosynthetic protein FliO, producing MSFVSQSLQAQEEADSEQNAEEQVFVPKTIGASDDEQIFGEDPIDSKSLLTRAGFWIILMALLVIGFTWLNRKGFFRNRSLGGHTKRLVIEETTSLGNRQYLVVARHKNQSMLLGVGHGFIHHLKDLELDSKEDTEPFKLEDDD
- the fliN gene encoding flagellar motor switch protein FliN, whose amino-acid sequence is MENLTESKNLDVVLDVQVQATVQLGSCELPMREIFELNPGSVLQLKQQAKDPVGLFVNGKLIGYGEVVVVEDNFGIKLTKMVGELK
- the fliP gene encoding flagellar type III secretion system pore protein FliP (The bacterial flagellar biogenesis protein FliP forms a type III secretion system (T3SS)-type pore required for flagellar assembly.) — translated: MIKGFSTTAFIRTTRLFQVVAAALCRRADAFDNSKPTVTPKRPDGSNFLAKILLSALLGFALFAVPELSAQSGGPLSVNVEFGSDNNDFGMAIQIVILMTILTIAPSIVIMMTCFTRIVIVLGFVRTAMGVQTTPSNQIIIGLALFLTFFIMGPTLSTAYEMGLQPYTEGEITSKEAMQITSDQFRSFMMLHTRPDDIEFMLGLSGLGPTAVSEIPMRVIIPSFMLSELRTAFQMGFLLFIPFLVIDFMVASTLMAMGMMMMPPIIVSLPFKLLLFVLVDGWALIVQSIVQSFQI